The following proteins are co-located in the Pomacea canaliculata isolate SZHN2017 linkage group LG8, ASM307304v1, whole genome shotgun sequence genome:
- the LOC112570178 gene encoding uncharacterized protein LOC112570178, translating to MQTLIAWVVCALVASVVSQEVLQNGGFESTHHWDCWSPIQCKIVTDSHSGAGAMEVQNRKKYWQGPSQYINVTRGTGYEVSAHIKLQNDRGIGHRVELQVEFEMTDGTHEYKRAASQEETRADDGWVHLIGLFYVPNKDVRLTRIHYQGPEEGISFVVDDASVKPTPSGAAAADVSSDIDRLRRSNIVVNVTAGGNINHGEVSIRVVQKKKSFPFGTAVYSWVYNDASQTKYRDFIHQHYNWAVPEKALKWGTIEPNRGQKNYQLGLNMIHGLKSHGIKVRGHNLVWSVDSFVQSWVKALHGDELRKVVHDHIVETVNTFKGLVEHWDVNNENLHGQWYQHQLNDSSYNLELFRNAHAADPNVKLFLNDYNVVSDGASTNAYLQQGKQVKAANVSLYGMGVQCHFGDEANPNVAGMKQHLDTLAQVGVPIWATELDVVATDENKRADFYEHALTALYSHHAVEGILMWGFWDKVHWRGARAALVVGDNLQLTAAGRRVLELYEHRWMTDETHNLAAGTQFTVRGFHGDYEVHVIYQGQERTNLKQTFTLGNAAHTININIS from the exons ATGCAAACGTTGATTGCATGGGTGGTTTGCGCACTGGTAGCCAGTGTGGTGAGCCAAGAGGTTCTCCAGAATGGAGGGTTCGAGTCTACCCACCACTGGGACTGCTGGAGTCCTATTCAGTGCAAAATCGTGACTGACAGCCATTCTGGCGCTGGTGCTATGGAGGTACAAAACAG GAAGAAATACTGGCAAGGGCCGTCACAATATATCAACGTGACACGAGGGACTGGCTACGAGGTGAGCGCCCACATCAAACTACAGAACGACCGGGGTATCGGACACAGAGTGGAGCTGCAGGTGGAGTTTGAGATGACAG ACGGCACTCACGAGTACAAGAGAGCAGCTAGCCAAGAAGAAACTAGAGCTGATGACGGATGGGTTCATCTGATCGGCTTGTTTTATGTTCCAAACaaag ATGTCAGGCTGACCAGAATCCATTATCAAGGACCAGAGGAGGGCATCAGTTTTGTCGTCGACGACGCTTCAGTCAAGCCCACACCCTctggtgctgctgcagctgatgtGAGCAGCGACATCGACAGACTGAGGAGAAGCAACATAGTGGTTAA cgTGACAGCTGGTGGTAACATCAACCACGGTGAAGTAAGCATACGG GTGGTACAAAAGAAGAAGTCGTTCCCGTTCGGAACCGCTGTGTATTCCTGGGTCTACAACGATGCTTCCCAGACAAAATACCGGGATTTCATCCACCAGCACTACAACTGGGCGGTGCCAGAAAAAGCACTTAAGTGGGGCACCATAGAACCTAACAGg GGACAAAAGAACTATCAGCTTGGCCTGAACATGATTCACGGACTGAAAAGTCACGG GATTAAGGTGAGAGGTCACAACCTGGTGTGGTCTGTCGACTCATTCGTACAGAGCTGGGTCAAAGCTCTGCATGGGGATGAGCTGCGAAAGGTTGTCCATGACCACATTGTGGAAACCGTCAACACATTTAAGGGCTT AGTGGAGCACTGGGACGTGAACAACGAGAACCTGCATGGCCAGTGGTACCAGCATCAACTGAATGACAGTAGCTACAACCTGGAACTGTTCCGTAACGCGCACGCTGCTGACCCCAACGTCAAACTCTTCCTCAACGACTACAACGTGGTGTCTGACGGTGCCTCAACCAAT GCCTATCTTCAGCAAGGTAAACAGGTTAAGGCCGCTAATGTGAGTCTTTACGGTATGGGTGTCCAGTGCCACTTTGGCGATGAAGCTAACCCAAACGTCGCTGGGATGaag CAACATCTGGATACTTTAGCTCAAGTGGGCGTGCCCATCTGGGCCACCGAGTTGGATGTGGTAGCTACGGACGAGAACAAACGAGCGGACTTCTACGAGCACGCGCTGACAGCCCTGTACAGCCATCATGCCGTGGAGGGCATCCTCATGTGGGGCTTCTGGGACAAGGTCCACTGGCGGGGTGCCAGAGCTGCTCTTGTTGTCGGGGACAACCTGCAG CTGACGGCGGCCGGACGTCGCGTGCTGGAGCTCTATGAGCACAGGTGGATGACGGACGAGACGCACAACCTGGCAGCGGGCACCCAGTTCACAGTACGCGGTTTCCATGGCGACTACGAGGTGCACGTGATCTACCAAGGTCAGGAGCGCACCAACCTGAAGCAGACGTTCACGTTGGGCAACGCAGCccacaccatcaacatcaacattagCTAG